Proteins from one Pontibacter korlensis genomic window:
- a CDS encoding 5'-nucleotidase C-terminal domain-containing protein, translating into MKSHFPKALVALALTLSLVGCQRPWVTSPTPGTTDVPVDKTITPDTQMEAQIAPYREEVTVKMSEVVGTAPVALSKGDYESPLGNFVVDLQLAQAEPLYGKPIDLSLTTNGGLRMPLPEGDITTGHVFELMPFENELVVLTLRGETVKQLFDYAAERKNAPIGNASYTVSGGKATDIKINGKPFDPSQTYTLVTSDYLAGGGDDLKMLKDAEKTEKVGMLLRDAILQQIRQLTAAGKPVTAQSGKRVTILP; encoded by the coding sequence ATGAAAAGTCATTTCCCGAAAGCCTTAGTGGCCTTGGCCCTCACCCTTAGCTTGGTGGGCTGCCAACGTCCTTGGGTTACATCACCTACACCTGGCACTACCGATGTGCCGGTAGATAAAACCATCACCCCAGACACTCAGATGGAGGCACAAATTGCCCCTTACCGTGAGGAAGTAACCGTTAAAATGTCGGAGGTAGTAGGTACAGCGCCTGTAGCCTTGAGCAAAGGGGACTACGAGTCGCCGCTGGGTAATTTTGTGGTAGACCTGCAACTGGCCCAAGCAGAACCACTCTACGGTAAGCCTATAGACCTTTCTTTAACGACCAATGGAGGTTTGCGCATGCCGCTGCCGGAGGGAGATATTACCACAGGCCATGTTTTTGAGCTGATGCCTTTTGAGAACGAGCTGGTGGTGCTAACATTAAGAGGCGAAACCGTTAAGCAACTGTTTGACTATGCAGCCGAGCGCAAAAACGCCCCCATTGGCAACGCTAGTTATACTGTATCCGGCGGCAAAGCTACAGACATCAAAATCAACGGGAAGCCTTTTGACCCGAGCCAGACCTATACCCTGGTAACCTCTGACTACCTGGCTGGAGGTGGCGATGACCTGAAAATGCTGAAGGACGCAGAGAAAACAGAGAAGGTGGGAATGCTGCTCCGCGATGCTATTCTGCAGCAGATCCGCCAGCTTACTGCCGCTGGCAAGCCAGTTACAGCTCAGTCCGGAAAAAGAGTAACCATCCTCCCTTAA